A region of Periplaneta americana isolate PAMFEO1 chromosome 16, P.americana_PAMFEO1_priV1, whole genome shotgun sequence DNA encodes the following proteins:
- the LOC138691561 gene encoding zinc finger protein 665-like translates to MDVIKAELEVDPLCLETDQDEKKPILEERNYVDQHVTGIKEEYVDQSHDLTSEIKLEEDPEPVSLPVVKHEPEEEQSDISEEPRVEVTAVNKEIFAERIAATNETTVSSEFNIIAPEDNETVCEIPNNFSGKPVLTRDDGKHLEFELPIICFSNSGKLKKKPFKCGICRKCFSNASDLKIHELVHSDEKPFKCKVCGKCFSQSSRLKRHERVHSDEKPFKCNVCSKCFSDSSNLKSHERLHTGEKPFKCDVCGRCFSHSSSFNNHKLIHTGERRFMCYVCGKFFSLSRTLKFHERIHTGEKRFKCDICGMQFNNLKYHQRRHHTKEKSFKCDICDSCFWELRDLKTHMRRHTGEKPFVCDVCGKRFLDSRSLRKHGRLHTGGKQFTCDICCKCFSDSSTLKRHERLHIGQKPFRCNICGMRFSQSCNLKHHERWHTGEKLFTCDICGVSFSVSNSLKTHLLNHTGEKPFKCGDCGKCFLYSSSLRKHDRVHTDQKAFKCDICGKCLSDSRTLKNHERLHTGEKPFKCGDCGKTFPYSSSLRNHKLLHTDDIIFKCDVCGKCFSDSRSLGKHERRHTDEKPLKCDVCGKGFWVLSRLKNHERRHTGEKPFKCNVCGKYFSDSSNFRRHERLHTSEKPLKCAENSMNSAD, encoded by the exons GAACGGAATTATGTGGATCAGCATGTGACTGGTATAAAGGAGGAATATGTGGACCAGAGCCATGATCTCACATCTGAGATAAAATTGGAGGAGGATCCAGAGCCAGTTTCGCTTCCTGTGGTGAAACATGAACCTGAG GAAGAGCAGAGTGACATCAGTGAGGAGCCAAGGGTGGAAGTGACGGCAGTGAACAAGGAGATTTTCGCCGAAAG AATTGCAGCTACCAATGAGACGACTGTGTCATCAGAATTCAACATCATTGCACCTGAAGACAACGAGACTGTGTGTGAGATTCCCAATAATTTCTCGGGAAAACCAGTGCTGACTCGTGACGATGGAAAGCATTTGGAATTTGAATTGCCTATAATATGTTTCTCGAATTCGGGAAAACTGaagaagaaaccattcaaatgcggtATTTGTCGTAAGTGTTTTTCAAACGCAAGTGACTTAAAGATTCATGAACTTGTCCACTCAGACGAAAAACCTTTTAAATGCAAAGTTTGCGGTAAGTGTTTCTCTCAGTCATCTCGCCTAAAACGTCATGAACGTGTGCACTCAGacgaaaaacctttcaaatgcaatgtttgtagTAAGTGTTTCTCTGACTCATCTAACCTAAAAAGTCATGAACGactgcacacaggcgagaaacctttcaaatgtgatgtgtgTGGCAGGTGTTTCTCGCATTCCAGTAGCTTCAATAACCATAAACTTATCCATACTGGCGAGAGACGTTTCATGTGTTATGTTTGTGGAAAGTTTTTTTCGTTATCGAGGACTCTAAAATTTCATGAACGCATACATACGGGAGAGAAACgtttcaaatgtgatatttgtggcaTGCAATTTAATAACCTAAAATACCATCAACGCCGCCACCACACTAAAGAGAAATCTTTCAAATGCGATATTTGTGATTCATGTTTCTGGGAGTTAAGAGACTTAAAAACCCATATGCGCCGGCACACGGGTGAGAAACCTTTCGTGTGTGATGTTTGCGGTAAGCGTTTCTTGGATTCGCGCAGCCTAAGAAAACACGGTCGTCTTCACACGGGGGGCAAACAATTTACGTGTGATATTTGTTGTAAGTGTTTCTCGGATTCGAGTACTCTAAAAAGGCATGAACGCTTGCACATTGGCCAGAAACCTTTCAGATGTAATATTTGTGGTATGCGTTTCTCGCAATCGTGTAACTTAAAACACCATGAACGctggcacacaggcgagaaactattcacatgtgatatttgtGGTGTGAGTTTCAGTGTGTCAAATAGTTTGAAAACTCATCTACTCAATCACACAGgtgagaaacctttcaagtgtggtgattgtggtaagtgttttttATATTCGAGTAGCCTAAGAAAACATGATCGCGTGCACACAGACCAGAAAGCATTCAAGTGTGatatttgtggtaagtgtttgtcggattcgAGGACCCTAAAGAACCATGAACGtctgcacacaggcgagaaacctttcaaatgtggtgATTGTGGTAAGACCTTCCCATATTCGAGTAGCCTGAGAAACCATAAACTCTTGCACACTGACGACATaattttcaaatgtgatgtttgtggtaaatgtttctcGGATTCGAGGAGCCTGGGAAAACATGAACGTCGGCACACAGACGAAAAGCCTTTgaagtgtgatgtttgtggtaagggTTTCTGGGTGTTGAGTCGCCTAAAAAACCATGAACGCCgacacacaggcgagaagccttTCAAGTGTAATGTTTGTGGTAAGTATTTCTCGGATTCGAGTAACTTCAGAAGACATGAACGCCTGCACACTAGCGAGAAACCTTTGAAATGCGCCGAAAATTCTATGAACTCCGCCGATTAG
- the LOC138691567 gene encoding zinc finger protein 235-like, which yields MSYYSEECVDQGRVLTSEVKVDEDPMPISFRMVIHEPEERNFLDQPVSGIKEEYEDQSQDLTTEIKFEEDPVPISFPVVKREPEEEQSGLDTVNEEPRVEGTAEDNEIFTEWIPATKKVSVSSEFDGIAHEGNETMREMPRNSDSSGKHAPTHEDKQELQFEMSKECLSNPAKSTMHLRERVGKNVYKCDICGRSFSKSTRIKRHALLHTGEKPFRCDDCSKFSQSSSLRRHEGRHTSEIPFKCQVCGKCFSQLCHLRTHELLHTGEKSFKCDVCGKCLSTSGNLSEHKRMHTAEKPFKCEVCGKCFSKSCSVKSHERLHTGEKPFKCVVCGRCFSQSCHLKSHERLHTGEKPFKCVVCGKCFSHSCNLRSHERLHTGEQTFKCDVCGKCFSQSCNLRNHERLHTGEKPFKCIVCGKCFSQSYNLSSHERLHTAEKPFKCVVCGKCFSQSNHLRGHERLHTGK from the exons ATGTCTTATTATTCCGAAGAATGTGTGGACCAGGGACGTGTTCTTACTTCTGAGGTGAAAGTTGATGAAGATCCGATGCCAATTTCATTCCGTATGGTGATACATGAACCAGAG GAACGAAATTTTTTGGATCAGCCTGTGTCTGGTATAAAGGAGGAATATGAGGACCAGAGCCAAGATCTCACAACTGAGATCAAATTTGAGGAAGATCCGGTGCCAATTTCGTTTCCTGTGGTGAAacgtgaacctgag GAAGAGCAGAGTGGCTTGGACACAGTGAATGAGGAGCCGAGGGTGGAAGGAACAGCAGAGGACAACGAGATTTTCACCGAATG GATTCCAGCTACCAAAAAGGTGTCTGTATCATCAGAATTCGACGGTATTGCACATGAAGGGAACGAGACTATGCGTGAGATGCCCAGGAATTCAGATTCCTCAGGAAAACATGCCCCAACTCATGAAGATAAGCAGGAATTGCAATTCGAAATGTCTAAAGAATGTCTCTCCAATCCGGCAAAATCAACGATGCATTTACGTGAGCGTGTAGGCAAGAATGTTTACAAATGCGATATTTGTGGTAGAAGTTTTTCGAAGTCGACTAGAATAAAAAGACATGCACTACTGCACACAGGAGAGAAACCTTTCAGATGTGATGATTGTAGTAAGTTCTCTCAGTCCAGTAGTCTAAGAAGACATGAAGGACGGCACACAAGCGAGATACCCTTCAAATGTCAGGTTTGTGGCAAGTGTTTTTCACAGTTGTGTCATCTAAGAACCCATGAACTccttcacacaggcgagaaaagtttcaagtgtgatgtttgtggtaagtgccTCTCGACATCGGGAAATCTGAGCGAGCATAAACGCATGCACACTgctgagaaacctttcaaatgcgaagtTTGCGGTAAGTGTTTTTCTAAGTCTTGTAGTGTAAAATCTCATGAACGccttcacacaggcgagaaacctttcaaatgtgttgTTTGTGGCAGGTGTTTTTCGCAATCGTGTCATCTGAAAAGCCATGAACGtcttcacacaggcgagaaacctttcaaatgcgttGTTTGTGGCAAATGTTTTTCTCACTCGTGTAATCTAAGAAGCCACGAACGCCTTCACACAGGAGAGCaaactttcaaatgcgatgtttgtggtaagtgtttttcgcAATCGTGTAATCTAAGAAATCATGAACGccttcacacaggcgagaaacctttcaaatgcattgtttgtggtaagtgtttttcgcAGTCGTATAATCTAAGTAGCCATGAACGCCTTCACACAGctgaaaaacctttcaaatgcgttgtttgtggtaagtgtttctcgcagTCAAATCATCTAAGAGGCCATGAACGCCTTCACACAGGGAAGTAA